The Spirosoma foliorum genome has a window encoding:
- a CDS encoding RagB/SusD family nutrient uptake outer membrane protein, giving the protein MKKLISLIAVAIGLAACDLNLVPQDAISPETFFKTENDLLLYTNSFYNALPSAEDVYNEDVDNVVKNSLRDELQGTRVVPTSGGGWSWTTLRNINYFLANSAKCPDTKAVAKYNGLARFFRAYFYFGMVKRFGDVPWYSRAIEVSDQEMLTKARDSRTMVMDSVMADINYAIANLDGSRQVNSITKWTALALKSRMALYEGTFRKYHPEFNLPGADKFLDECVSASENLMTNSGYTIYKATPATAYGKLFSSDNAIPDEVILARDFSDELQVYHNLNYYTMTASYGKPGLEKKLVNSYLMADGSRFTDIKGYETMQFYDEVQNRDPRLSQTIRTPGYTRIGETTPLVAEFGATVTGYQLIKFVSAPKWDTFSKDITDMPIFRYAEVLLNFAEAKAERGTLTQADLDRSTKLTRDRVGMPNINLTSANANPDPYQAQQYTQLSGSNTGVILEIRRERRVELVMENFFRWDDLIRWKEGQLLTKTFKGMYFPGPGNYDLDKNGKIDLVIYEGTKPTVAGAQLLKLGSEILLENGNKGGNIVVNGHITKKFNEARDYLYPIPTQERLLNPNLTQNPNWE; this is encoded by the coding sequence ATGAAAAAATTAATTAGTCTCATAGCCGTAGCCATTGGTCTGGCCGCCTGCGATCTGAACCTGGTTCCTCAGGATGCGATTTCGCCTGAAACCTTTTTCAAGACCGAAAACGACCTTTTGCTCTACACCAATTCGTTTTACAATGCCTTGCCGTCTGCTGAGGATGTGTATAATGAGGATGTTGACAATGTGGTGAAGAATAGCCTTCGCGACGAATTGCAGGGCACACGTGTTGTGCCAACCAGCGGGGGAGGCTGGAGTTGGACTACCTTACGAAATATCAATTACTTTCTGGCCAATTCTGCCAAATGCCCGGATACCAAAGCGGTAGCCAAATACAATGGATTAGCCCGTTTCTTCCGCGCCTATTTTTATTTTGGCATGGTCAAGCGATTTGGCGATGTTCCCTGGTATTCCCGCGCCATTGAGGTGTCGGATCAGGAGATGCTGACGAAAGCACGTGACTCGCGCACAATGGTGATGGATTCGGTGATGGCCGATATCAATTATGCCATTGCCAATCTTGATGGCTCCCGGCAGGTGAACAGCATTACCAAATGGACCGCCCTTGCGCTAAAATCCAGAATGGCTTTATACGAAGGCACCTTCCGGAAGTATCACCCTGAATTCAACCTTCCCGGTGCCGATAAATTTCTGGATGAATGCGTTTCTGCATCGGAGAACCTAATGACGAACAGTGGCTATACAATCTACAAAGCCACACCGGCTACGGCCTATGGCAAGCTGTTTTCGTCCGATAATGCCATTCCGGATGAGGTGATTCTGGCGCGGGATTTTAGTGATGAATTACAGGTTTATCATAACCTGAATTACTACACGATGACCGCATCGTACGGAAAGCCCGGTCTGGAGAAGAAGTTGGTAAACAGCTATTTAATGGCCGATGGATCGCGTTTTACGGATATCAAAGGGTACGAAACCATGCAGTTTTATGACGAAGTACAAAACCGGGACCCTCGTTTGTCGCAAACCATTCGAACACCGGGCTACACCCGAATTGGTGAAACAACTCCGTTGGTTGCGGAATTTGGCGCTACGGTTACAGGCTATCAACTGATCAAGTTCGTGTCGGCACCGAAGTGGGATACCTTCAGCAAGGATATTACCGATATGCCCATTTTCCGGTACGCCGAAGTACTCCTGAATTTCGCGGAAGCTAAAGCCGAGCGAGGTACCTTAACCCAGGCCGATCTGGACCGATCAACCAAACTAACCCGCGATCGAGTCGGCATGCCAAATATCAACCTGACAAGTGCCAATGCGAATCCTGATCCCTATCAGGCGCAACAGTATACCCAGTTAAGTGGAAGTAACACGGGGGTAATTCTGGAAATCCGGCGGGAAAGACGCGTTGAGCTGGTGATGGAAAATTTCTTCCGCTGGGATGATCTCATTCGCTGGAAAGAAGGCCAATTGCTTACCAAAACCTTCAAAGGAATGTATTTTCCAGGGCCTGGGAATTATGATCTGGATAAAAATGGAAAAATTGATCTGGTCATCTACGAGGGCACTAAGCCCACAGTTGCTGGCGCTCAGCTCCTCAAGTTAGGCAGCGAAATATTGCTGGAAAATGGCAACAAAGGCGGCAATATTGTGGTGAACGGACATATCACCAAGAAATTCAACGAAGCTCGGGATTATCTGTACCCCATTCCGACACAGGAGCGTTTGCTGAATCCCAACCTGACTCAGAATCCAAACTGGGAGTAA